In a single window of the Manis pentadactyla isolate mManPen7 chromosome 14, mManPen7.hap1, whole genome shotgun sequence genome:
- the TBX1 gene encoding T-box transcription factor TBX1 isoform X3, which translates to MGSRKAQPLSEPVGDAARCCLAPTLSPRGGFPEHTLASCRPPVHTHPCAHLPPKGGFPGVHLTSRSTYLSRESVGFAPPEKHKVLQGLPGLKTETSGVNSERWVQRCGCASTVDGSRGRGAHRSPGPRVLRPGEASAAAGVPSRDALQHRHQRHGRRMFPTFQVKLFGMDPMADYMLLMDFVPVDDKRYRYAFHSSSWLVAGKADPATPGRVHYHPDSPAKGAQWMKQIVSFDKLKLTNNLLDDNGHIILNSMHRYQPRFHVVYVDPRKDSEKYAEENFKTFVFEETRFTAVTAYQNHRITQLKIASNPFAKGFRDCDPEDWPRNHRPGALPLMSAFARSRNPVASPTQPNGAEKDAADARREFERDAGGPAVLGDPAHPPQLLARVLSPALPGAGGAGGLVPLPGAPGGRPSPPHPELRLEAPGASEPLHHHPYKYPAAAYDHYLGAKSRPAPYPLPGLRGHGYHPHAHPHHHHPAVSPAAAAAAAAAAAAAAAAANMYSSAGGAPPGSYDYCPR; encoded by the exons ATGGGGTCGAGAAAAGCCCAGCCCCTCTCTGAGCCCGTGGGGGATGCTGCTCGTTGCTGCCTGGCTCCTACTCTGAGTCCTAGGGGAGGGTTCCCTGAGCACACACTCGCATCCTGTAGGCCTCCAGTACATACCCACCCATGTGCacacttgcccccaaagggggGTTTCCCGGGTGTGCACCTCACCTCGAGGAGCACTTACTTGTCTCGAGAATCCGTGGGCTTTGCGCCGCCAGAGAAGCACAAGGTTTTGCAGGGCCTTCCAGGGCTGAAAACGGAGACGAGCGGAGTGAATTCTGAGCGGTGGGTGCAGCGCTGCGGATGCGCCTCTACAGTGGATGGAAG CAGAGGCCGCGGAGCGCACCGCTCGCCCGGGCCCCGAGTCCTCCGACCAGGCGAAGCTTCCGCGGCTGCTGGGGTCCCCAGCCGGGATGCACTTCAGCACCGTCACCAGAGACATGGAAG GCGCATGTTCCCCACGTTCCAAGTGAAGCTCTTCGGCATGGACCCCATGGCGGACTACATGCTCCTCATGGATTTCGTGCCGGTGGACGACAAGCGCTACCG GTACGCCTTTCACAGCTCTTCCTGGCTGGTGGCTGGGAAGGCAGACCCCGCCACACCAGGCCGCGTCCACTACCATCCTGACTCGCCTGCCAAGGGTGCACAGTGGATGAAGCAAATTGTGTCCTTTGATAAGCTCAAGCTGACCAACAACCTGCTGGATGACAACGGCCAT ATTATTCTCAACTCCATGCACAGATACCAGCCTCGCTTCCATGTTGTCTACGTTGACCCACGCAAAGATAGTGAGAAATACGCCGAGGAGAACTTCAAAACCTTCGTATTTGAGGAGACACGCTTCACTGCCGTCACTGCCTATCAGAACCACCGG ATCACGCAGCTCAAGATCGCCAGCAACCCTTTCGCCAAAGGCTTCCGAGACTGCGACCCCGAGGACTG GCCCCGGAACCACCGGCCCGGCGCACTGCCGCTAATGAGCGCCTTTGCGCGCTCTCGGAACCCCGTGGCCTCTCCCACGCAGCCCAACGGCGCGGAGAAAG ACGCGGCCGACGCCCGGCGGGAATTCGAGCGCGACGCGGGCGGGCCGGCGGTGCTCGGGGACCCGGCGCACCCGCCGCAGCTGCTGGCGCGGGTGCTGAGCCCCGCGTTGCCCGGGGCCGGCGGGGCCGGGGGCCTGGTTCCGCTGCCCGGGGCGCCCGGAGGCCGGCCCAGCCCCCCGCACCCCGAGCTGCGCCTAGAGGCGCCCGGCGCGTCGGAGCCGCTGCACCACCACCCCTACAAGTACCCGGCCGCCGCCTACGACCACTACCTCGGGGCCAAGAGCCGGCCGGCGCCCTACCCGCTGCCGGGCCTGCGCGGCCACGGCTACCACCCGCACGCGCACCCGCACCACCACCACCCCGCCGTGAGCCCGGCggccgcagccgccgccgccgccgccgccgccgccgctgccgccgccgccaacATGTATTCGTCGGCCGGGGGCGCGCCGCCCGGCTCCTACGACTACTGCCCCAGATAG
- the TBX1 gene encoding T-box transcription factor TBX1 isoform X5, whose product MYKRPGQGRAVRAPVRVTLGLPGCAAWAVSLCWGPHNSELPGGVWGGLLCWVLCCHAEGRTTPRPWGCLLVASVGARTALSSPSRGRGAHRSPGPRVLRPGEASAAAGVPSRDALQHRHQRHGRRMFPTFQVKLFGMDPMADYMLLMDFVPVDDKRYRYAFHSSSWLVAGKADPATPGRVHYHPDSPAKGAQWMKQIVSFDKLKLTNNLLDDNGHIILNSMHRYQPRFHVVYVDPRKDSEKYAEENFKTFVFEETRFTAVTAYQNHRITQLKIASNPFAKGFRDCDPEDWPRNHRPGALPLMSAFARSRNPVASPTQPNGAEKDAADARREFERDAGGPAVLGDPAHPPQLLARVLSPALPGAGGAGGLVPLPGAPGGRPSPPHPELRLEAPGASEPLHHHPYKYPAAAYDHYLGAKSRPAPYPLPGLRGHGYHPHAHPHHHHPAVSPAAAAAAAAAAAAAAAAANMYSSAGGAPPGSYDYCPR is encoded by the exons ATGTATAAGCGTCCTGGACAGGGGCGGGCGGTGCGCGCGCCGGTGCGCGTGACGCTCGGGCTCCCGGGCTGTGCGGCCTGGGCGGTGTCCCTCTGTTGGGGCCCCCACAACAGTGAGCTGCCCGGCGGGGTCTGGGGGGGTTTGCTGTGCTGGGTACTTTGCTGCCACGCTGAGGGACGGACGACGCCACGGCCCTGGGGTTGTCTGCTTGTGGCCAGTGTCGGAGCCCGAACTGCCCTCTCCTCACCCAG CAGAGGCCGCGGAGCGCACCGCTCGCCCGGGCCCCGAGTCCTCCGACCAGGCGAAGCTTCCGCGGCTGCTGGGGTCCCCAGCCGGGATGCACTTCAGCACCGTCACCAGAGACATGGAAG GCGCATGTTCCCCACGTTCCAAGTGAAGCTCTTCGGCATGGACCCCATGGCGGACTACATGCTCCTCATGGATTTCGTGCCGGTGGACGACAAGCGCTACCG GTACGCCTTTCACAGCTCTTCCTGGCTGGTGGCTGGGAAGGCAGACCCCGCCACACCAGGCCGCGTCCACTACCATCCTGACTCGCCTGCCAAGGGTGCACAGTGGATGAAGCAAATTGTGTCCTTTGATAAGCTCAAGCTGACCAACAACCTGCTGGATGACAACGGCCAT ATTATTCTCAACTCCATGCACAGATACCAGCCTCGCTTCCATGTTGTCTACGTTGACCCACGCAAAGATAGTGAGAAATACGCCGAGGAGAACTTCAAAACCTTCGTATTTGAGGAGACACGCTTCACTGCCGTCACTGCCTATCAGAACCACCGG ATCACGCAGCTCAAGATCGCCAGCAACCCTTTCGCCAAAGGCTTCCGAGACTGCGACCCCGAGGACTG GCCCCGGAACCACCGGCCCGGCGCACTGCCGCTAATGAGCGCCTTTGCGCGCTCTCGGAACCCCGTGGCCTCTCCCACGCAGCCCAACGGCGCGGAGAAAG ACGCGGCCGACGCCCGGCGGGAATTCGAGCGCGACGCGGGCGGGCCGGCGGTGCTCGGGGACCCGGCGCACCCGCCGCAGCTGCTGGCGCGGGTGCTGAGCCCCGCGTTGCCCGGGGCCGGCGGGGCCGGGGGCCTGGTTCCGCTGCCCGGGGCGCCCGGAGGCCGGCCCAGCCCCCCGCACCCCGAGCTGCGCCTAGAGGCGCCCGGCGCGTCGGAGCCGCTGCACCACCACCCCTACAAGTACCCGGCCGCCGCCTACGACCACTACCTCGGGGCCAAGAGCCGGCCGGCGCCCTACCCGCTGCCGGGCCTGCGCGGCCACGGCTACCACCCGCACGCGCACCCGCACCACCACCACCCCGCCGTGAGCCCGGCggccgcagccgccgccgccgccgccgccgccgccgctgccgccgccgccaacATGTATTCGTCGGCCGGGGGCGCGCCGCCCGGCTCCTACGACTACTGCCCCAGATAG
- the TBX1 gene encoding T-box transcription factor TBX1 isoform X1, with product MYKRPGQGRAVRAPVRVTLGLPGCAAWAVSLCWGPHNTEAAERTARPGPESSDQAKLPRLLGSPAGMHFSTVTRDMEAFAASSLSSLGAAGGFPGAASPGADPYGPREPPPPRYDPCAAAAAPGPPPPPPPHAYPFAPAAGAATSAAAEPAGPGAGCAAAAKAPVKKNAKVASVGAQLEMKALWDEFNQLGTEMIVTKAGRRMFPTFQVKLFGMDPMADYMLLMDFVPVDDKRYRYAFHSSSWLVAGKADPATPGRVHYHPDSPAKGAQWMKQIVSFDKLKLTNNLLDDNGHIILNSMHRYQPRFHVVYVDPRKDSEKYAEENFKTFVFEETRFTAVTAYQNHRITQLKIASNPFAKGFRDCDPEDWPRNHRPGALPLMSAFARSRNPVASPTQPNGAEKDAADARREFERDAGGPAVLGDPAHPPQLLARVLSPALPGAGGAGGLVPLPGAPGGRPSPPHPELRLEAPGASEPLHHHPYKYPAAAYDHYLGAKSRPAPYPLPGLRGHGYHPHAHPHHHHPAVSPAAAAAAAAAAAAAAAAANMYSSAGGAPPGSYDYCPR from the exons ATGTATAAGCGTCCTGGACAGGGGCGGGCGGTGCGCGCGCCGGTGCGCGTGACGCTCGGGCTCCCGGGCTGTGCGGCCTGGGCGGTGTCCCTCTGTTGGGGCCCCCACAACA CAGAGGCCGCGGAGCGCACCGCTCGCCCGGGCCCCGAGTCCTCCGACCAGGCGAAGCTTCCGCGGCTGCTGGGGTCCCCAGCCGGGATGCACTTCAGCACCGTCACCAGAGACATGGAAG CCTTCGCGGCCAGCAGCCTGAGCAGCCTGGGGGCCGCGGGGGGCTTCCCGGGCGCCGCGTCGCCGGGCGCCGACCCGTACGGCCCGCgcgagccgccgccgccgcgctacGACCCgtgcgccgccgccgccgccccgggcccgccgccgccgccgccgccgcacgCCTACCCGTTCGCGCCGGCCGCCGGGGCCGCCACCAGCGCCGCCGCTGAGCCCGCGGGCCCCGGGGCCGGCTGCGCGGCCGCCGCCAAGGCGCCGGTGAAGAAGAACGCCAAGGTGGCCAGCGTGGGCGCGCAGCTGGAGATGAAGGCGCTGTGGGACGAGTTCAACCAGCTGGGCACCGAGATGATCGTCACCAAGGCCGGCAG GCGCATGTTCCCCACGTTCCAAGTGAAGCTCTTCGGCATGGACCCCATGGCGGACTACATGCTCCTCATGGATTTCGTGCCGGTGGACGACAAGCGCTACCG GTACGCCTTTCACAGCTCTTCCTGGCTGGTGGCTGGGAAGGCAGACCCCGCCACACCAGGCCGCGTCCACTACCATCCTGACTCGCCTGCCAAGGGTGCACAGTGGATGAAGCAAATTGTGTCCTTTGATAAGCTCAAGCTGACCAACAACCTGCTGGATGACAACGGCCAT ATTATTCTCAACTCCATGCACAGATACCAGCCTCGCTTCCATGTTGTCTACGTTGACCCACGCAAAGATAGTGAGAAATACGCCGAGGAGAACTTCAAAACCTTCGTATTTGAGGAGACACGCTTCACTGCCGTCACTGCCTATCAGAACCACCGG ATCACGCAGCTCAAGATCGCCAGCAACCCTTTCGCCAAAGGCTTCCGAGACTGCGACCCCGAGGACTG GCCCCGGAACCACCGGCCCGGCGCACTGCCGCTAATGAGCGCCTTTGCGCGCTCTCGGAACCCCGTGGCCTCTCCCACGCAGCCCAACGGCGCGGAGAAAG ACGCGGCCGACGCCCGGCGGGAATTCGAGCGCGACGCGGGCGGGCCGGCGGTGCTCGGGGACCCGGCGCACCCGCCGCAGCTGCTGGCGCGGGTGCTGAGCCCCGCGTTGCCCGGGGCCGGCGGGGCCGGGGGCCTGGTTCCGCTGCCCGGGGCGCCCGGAGGCCGGCCCAGCCCCCCGCACCCCGAGCTGCGCCTAGAGGCGCCCGGCGCGTCGGAGCCGCTGCACCACCACCCCTACAAGTACCCGGCCGCCGCCTACGACCACTACCTCGGGGCCAAGAGCCGGCCGGCGCCCTACCCGCTGCCGGGCCTGCGCGGCCACGGCTACCACCCGCACGCGCACCCGCACCACCACCACCCCGCCGTGAGCCCGGCggccgcagccgccgccgccgccgccgccgccgccgctgccgccgccgccaacATGTATTCGTCGGCCGGGGGCGCGCCGCCCGGCTCCTACGACTACTGCCCCAGATAG
- the TBX1 gene encoding T-box transcription factor TBX1 isoform X4: MHFSTVTRDMEAFAASSLSSLGAAGGFPGAASPGADPYGPREPPPPRYDPCAAAAAPGPPPPPPPHAYPFAPAAGAATSAAAEPAGPGAGCAAAAKAPVKKNAKVASVGAQLEMKALWDEFNQLGTEMIVTKAGRRMFPTFQVKLFGMDPMADYMLLMDFVPVDDKRYRYAFHSSSWLVAGKADPATPGRVHYHPDSPAKGAQWMKQIVSFDKLKLTNNLLDDNGHIILNSMHRYQPRFHVVYVDPRKDSEKYAEENFKTFVFEETRFTAVTAYQNHRITQLKIASNPFAKGFRDCDPEDWPRNHRPGALPLMSAFARSRNPVASPTQPNGAEKDAADARREFERDAGGPAVLGDPAHPPQLLARVLSPALPGAGGAGGLVPLPGAPGGRPSPPHPELRLEAPGASEPLHHHPYKYPAAAYDHYLGAKSRPAPYPLPGLRGHGYHPHAHPHHHHPAVSPAAAAAAAAAAAAAAAAANMYSSAGGAPPGSYDYCPR; encoded by the exons ATGCACTTCAGCACCGTCACCAGAGACATGGAAG CCTTCGCGGCCAGCAGCCTGAGCAGCCTGGGGGCCGCGGGGGGCTTCCCGGGCGCCGCGTCGCCGGGCGCCGACCCGTACGGCCCGCgcgagccgccgccgccgcgctacGACCCgtgcgccgccgccgccgccccgggcccgccgccgccgccgccgccgcacgCCTACCCGTTCGCGCCGGCCGCCGGGGCCGCCACCAGCGCCGCCGCTGAGCCCGCGGGCCCCGGGGCCGGCTGCGCGGCCGCCGCCAAGGCGCCGGTGAAGAAGAACGCCAAGGTGGCCAGCGTGGGCGCGCAGCTGGAGATGAAGGCGCTGTGGGACGAGTTCAACCAGCTGGGCACCGAGATGATCGTCACCAAGGCCGGCAG GCGCATGTTCCCCACGTTCCAAGTGAAGCTCTTCGGCATGGACCCCATGGCGGACTACATGCTCCTCATGGATTTCGTGCCGGTGGACGACAAGCGCTACCG GTACGCCTTTCACAGCTCTTCCTGGCTGGTGGCTGGGAAGGCAGACCCCGCCACACCAGGCCGCGTCCACTACCATCCTGACTCGCCTGCCAAGGGTGCACAGTGGATGAAGCAAATTGTGTCCTTTGATAAGCTCAAGCTGACCAACAACCTGCTGGATGACAACGGCCAT ATTATTCTCAACTCCATGCACAGATACCAGCCTCGCTTCCATGTTGTCTACGTTGACCCACGCAAAGATAGTGAGAAATACGCCGAGGAGAACTTCAAAACCTTCGTATTTGAGGAGACACGCTTCACTGCCGTCACTGCCTATCAGAACCACCGG ATCACGCAGCTCAAGATCGCCAGCAACCCTTTCGCCAAAGGCTTCCGAGACTGCGACCCCGAGGACTG GCCCCGGAACCACCGGCCCGGCGCACTGCCGCTAATGAGCGCCTTTGCGCGCTCTCGGAACCCCGTGGCCTCTCCCACGCAGCCCAACGGCGCGGAGAAAG ACGCGGCCGACGCCCGGCGGGAATTCGAGCGCGACGCGGGCGGGCCGGCGGTGCTCGGGGACCCGGCGCACCCGCCGCAGCTGCTGGCGCGGGTGCTGAGCCCCGCGTTGCCCGGGGCCGGCGGGGCCGGGGGCCTGGTTCCGCTGCCCGGGGCGCCCGGAGGCCGGCCCAGCCCCCCGCACCCCGAGCTGCGCCTAGAGGCGCCCGGCGCGTCGGAGCCGCTGCACCACCACCCCTACAAGTACCCGGCCGCCGCCTACGACCACTACCTCGGGGCCAAGAGCCGGCCGGCGCCCTACCCGCTGCCGGGCCTGCGCGGCCACGGCTACCACCCGCACGCGCACCCGCACCACCACCACCCCGCCGTGAGCCCGGCggccgcagccgccgccgccgccgccgccgccgccgctgccgccgccgccaacATGTATTCGTCGGCCGGGGGCGCGCCGCCCGGCTCCTACGACTACTGCCCCAGATAG
- the TBX1 gene encoding T-box transcription factor TBX1 isoform X2, whose protein sequence is MFEGRWSRRSLGVDARGRELEKQEGPRLPGRSTNLGPLGCHWSGVGGHDTIIPGALAGGCEWHRRAPAPSPVGWAGLRAAGCTQSGAAPARPLGAYGPAGPAVSPGQRVQHRLSGCSRGRGAHRSPGPRVLRPGEASAAAGVPSRDALQHRHQRHGRRMFPTFQVKLFGMDPMADYMLLMDFVPVDDKRYRYAFHSSSWLVAGKADPATPGRVHYHPDSPAKGAQWMKQIVSFDKLKLTNNLLDDNGHIILNSMHRYQPRFHVVYVDPRKDSEKYAEENFKTFVFEETRFTAVTAYQNHRITQLKIASNPFAKGFRDCDPEDWPRNHRPGALPLMSAFARSRNPVASPTQPNGAEKDAADARREFERDAGGPAVLGDPAHPPQLLARVLSPALPGAGGAGGLVPLPGAPGGRPSPPHPELRLEAPGASEPLHHHPYKYPAAAYDHYLGAKSRPAPYPLPGLRGHGYHPHAHPHHHHPAVSPAAAAAAAAAAAAAAAAANMYSSAGGAPPGSYDYCPR, encoded by the exons ATGTTTGAGGGGCGCTGGTCACGGAGGTCCCTGGGAGTAGACGCCAGGGGCAGGGAGCTTGAAAAGCAGGAGGGCCCCAGGCTCCCAGGGCGCTCCACCAATCTGGGGCCCCTCGGCTGCCACTGGTCCGGAGTGGGGGGCCATGACACCATAATCCCCGGGGCCCTGGCCGGCGGCTGTGAGTGGCACCGCAGGGCCCCCGCCCCCAGTCCCGTGGGCTGGGCTGGCCTCCGTGCGGCTGGGTGCACGCAGTCGGGGGCAGCGCCGGCCAGGCCGCTGGGCGCCTATGGACCGGCGGGGCCCGCTGTCTCCCCGGGCCAGCGCGTTCAGCATCGCCTCTCTGGTTGCAGCAGAGGCCGCGGAGCGCACCGCTCGCCCGGGCCCCGAGTCCTCCGACCAGGCGAAGCTTCCGCGGCTGCTGGGGTCCCCAGCCGGGATGCACTTCAGCACCGTCACCAGAGACATGGAAG GCGCATGTTCCCCACGTTCCAAGTGAAGCTCTTCGGCATGGACCCCATGGCGGACTACATGCTCCTCATGGATTTCGTGCCGGTGGACGACAAGCGCTACCG GTACGCCTTTCACAGCTCTTCCTGGCTGGTGGCTGGGAAGGCAGACCCCGCCACACCAGGCCGCGTCCACTACCATCCTGACTCGCCTGCCAAGGGTGCACAGTGGATGAAGCAAATTGTGTCCTTTGATAAGCTCAAGCTGACCAACAACCTGCTGGATGACAACGGCCAT ATTATTCTCAACTCCATGCACAGATACCAGCCTCGCTTCCATGTTGTCTACGTTGACCCACGCAAAGATAGTGAGAAATACGCCGAGGAGAACTTCAAAACCTTCGTATTTGAGGAGACACGCTTCACTGCCGTCACTGCCTATCAGAACCACCGG ATCACGCAGCTCAAGATCGCCAGCAACCCTTTCGCCAAAGGCTTCCGAGACTGCGACCCCGAGGACTG GCCCCGGAACCACCGGCCCGGCGCACTGCCGCTAATGAGCGCCTTTGCGCGCTCTCGGAACCCCGTGGCCTCTCCCACGCAGCCCAACGGCGCGGAGAAAG ACGCGGCCGACGCCCGGCGGGAATTCGAGCGCGACGCGGGCGGGCCGGCGGTGCTCGGGGACCCGGCGCACCCGCCGCAGCTGCTGGCGCGGGTGCTGAGCCCCGCGTTGCCCGGGGCCGGCGGGGCCGGGGGCCTGGTTCCGCTGCCCGGGGCGCCCGGAGGCCGGCCCAGCCCCCCGCACCCCGAGCTGCGCCTAGAGGCGCCCGGCGCGTCGGAGCCGCTGCACCACCACCCCTACAAGTACCCGGCCGCCGCCTACGACCACTACCTCGGGGCCAAGAGCCGGCCGGCGCCCTACCCGCTGCCGGGCCTGCGCGGCCACGGCTACCACCCGCACGCGCACCCGCACCACCACCACCCCGCCGTGAGCCCGGCggccgcagccgccgccgccgccgccgccgccgccgctgccgccgccgccaacATGTATTCGTCGGCCGGGGGCGCGCCGCCCGGCTCCTACGACTACTGCCCCAGATAG
- the TBX1 gene encoding T-box transcription factor TBX1 isoform X6: MYKRPGQGRAVRAPVRVTLGLPGCAAWAVSLCWGPHNSELPGGVWGGLLCWVLCCHAEGRTTPRPWGCLLVASVGARTALSSPRGRGAHRSPGPRVLRPGEASAAAGVPSRDALQHRHQRHGRRMFPTFQVKLFGMDPMADYMLLMDFVPVDDKRYRYAFHSSSWLVAGKADPATPGRVHYHPDSPAKGAQWMKQIVSFDKLKLTNNLLDDNGHIILNSMHRYQPRFHVVYVDPRKDSEKYAEENFKTFVFEETRFTAVTAYQNHRITQLKIASNPFAKGFRDCDPEDWPRNHRPGALPLMSAFARSRNPVASPTQPNGAEKDAADARREFERDAGGPAVLGDPAHPPQLLARVLSPALPGAGGAGGLVPLPGAPGGRPSPPHPELRLEAPGASEPLHHHPYKYPAAAYDHYLGAKSRPAPYPLPGLRGHGYHPHAHPHHHHPAVSPAAAAAAAAAAAAAAAAANMYSSAGGAPPGSYDYCPR, encoded by the exons ATGTATAAGCGTCCTGGACAGGGGCGGGCGGTGCGCGCGCCGGTGCGCGTGACGCTCGGGCTCCCGGGCTGTGCGGCCTGGGCGGTGTCCCTCTGTTGGGGCCCCCACAACAGTGAGCTGCCCGGCGGGGTCTGGGGGGGTTTGCTGTGCTGGGTACTTTGCTGCCACGCTGAGGGACGGACGACGCCACGGCCCTGGGGTTGTCTGCTTGTGGCCAGTGTCGGAGCCCGAACTGCCCTCTCCTCACCCAG AGGCCGCGGAGCGCACCGCTCGCCCGGGCCCCGAGTCCTCCGACCAGGCGAAGCTTCCGCGGCTGCTGGGGTCCCCAGCCGGGATGCACTTCAGCACCGTCACCAGAGACATGGAAG GCGCATGTTCCCCACGTTCCAAGTGAAGCTCTTCGGCATGGACCCCATGGCGGACTACATGCTCCTCATGGATTTCGTGCCGGTGGACGACAAGCGCTACCG GTACGCCTTTCACAGCTCTTCCTGGCTGGTGGCTGGGAAGGCAGACCCCGCCACACCAGGCCGCGTCCACTACCATCCTGACTCGCCTGCCAAGGGTGCACAGTGGATGAAGCAAATTGTGTCCTTTGATAAGCTCAAGCTGACCAACAACCTGCTGGATGACAACGGCCAT ATTATTCTCAACTCCATGCACAGATACCAGCCTCGCTTCCATGTTGTCTACGTTGACCCACGCAAAGATAGTGAGAAATACGCCGAGGAGAACTTCAAAACCTTCGTATTTGAGGAGACACGCTTCACTGCCGTCACTGCCTATCAGAACCACCGG ATCACGCAGCTCAAGATCGCCAGCAACCCTTTCGCCAAAGGCTTCCGAGACTGCGACCCCGAGGACTG GCCCCGGAACCACCGGCCCGGCGCACTGCCGCTAATGAGCGCCTTTGCGCGCTCTCGGAACCCCGTGGCCTCTCCCACGCAGCCCAACGGCGCGGAGAAAG ACGCGGCCGACGCCCGGCGGGAATTCGAGCGCGACGCGGGCGGGCCGGCGGTGCTCGGGGACCCGGCGCACCCGCCGCAGCTGCTGGCGCGGGTGCTGAGCCCCGCGTTGCCCGGGGCCGGCGGGGCCGGGGGCCTGGTTCCGCTGCCCGGGGCGCCCGGAGGCCGGCCCAGCCCCCCGCACCCCGAGCTGCGCCTAGAGGCGCCCGGCGCGTCGGAGCCGCTGCACCACCACCCCTACAAGTACCCGGCCGCCGCCTACGACCACTACCTCGGGGCCAAGAGCCGGCCGGCGCCCTACCCGCTGCCGGGCCTGCGCGGCCACGGCTACCACCCGCACGCGCACCCGCACCACCACCACCCCGCCGTGAGCCCGGCggccgcagccgccgccgccgccgccgccgccgccgctgccgccgccgccaacATGTATTCGTCGGCCGGGGGCGCGCCGCCCGGCTCCTACGACTACTGCCCCAGATAG